CTGATGGAAcctattggaactacgatatccctgggtgccgggccacagagatatccgagGGATTTTGTAAAGCGGGCGTGCTTGTGAGActagaactaccttacacattccagggaaactggaatctgcgggtatgcctctagcgacatgtaagctaagttttcaggaccagaacggaagggcaacgaataatagatggtcccAAACAGGGagttgtgaacattccaaaactatgtggcctaatctagacttgaagaggtctaacgctttgctgtcactggctagagcagacgtctcagtcggaaaacatgctgacagactgaaggttgctagcaacggcttttgcagaagagactatagaacaccttctgtgtgtgcgtGGCCCTCACTAgcagaagttccactttaggttctaatttctttgaaaacctgtctgagTTAGGGGATGAGAACATTCGCTAATTGTTGggttttttaagcgatctggatggttcaacggtaggaactagaaagcatcttcattcttttgttcctgtggtatcacaatggacgaaaacgtctaagtgaatctgatggcagaccaCCACTTAAACTAAGGTAACCTAGAcctatgattcaaatcggttcataaactgatatttctcccacataaaccgatctcccgaatatacttattgatggcgcaattcttatccaatttagctgaaactttgtacaacgacgAGAAGACTTTCGGAATGCGTGCcacatatggtccgaatcggtctataacctgatacagctcccatacaaatttcCCGTTATTACTTCTGgacttctatagggcgcaattcttatccgatttggctaaaaatttgcacagtggcttttattatggtctccaaaatcccaaccaagtatggtccgaatcggatcataacctgatattgctccaatagcatggaaattcttatccattatcctttgtttgcctataaagagataccatgcaaagaaattgaaaaatgcgatccatgatggagggtatataagatgtgttgtgttatgactgtcaacatctatggcgaatcggtctataaacaaatatagccccAAACCAATACccggatttcacttcttgagcccataaagcctcaattatcatccgatttgtctgaaatttggaacaaagacttgagttatgacttccaatgtacatgccaagtacgattcgaataggtctataaacagatatagcccccatataaaccgatccccgcatttgacttctttagcccttagaagcctcaattttcatccgatttgattgaaatttggaacatggacTTGAAATATAGCTTAAAATAtacatgctaagtatgatccgaatcggtctgtaaaaagatatagcacccataaataccgatccccggatttgacatcttcagcccttagaagcctaaatttttaccgatttgtctgaaatttggacaaatttggtgatataggcccccttaCTACAGATAagccgatatgacttcttgagaccataaaaatgcaaatacaaactcagttaataagcgtacatttttagcggaagccatggcggtgggtacccaagattcagcccggccaatcgtagcacgctattacttgttataccctccaccataggatggaggtataccaatttcgtcattctgcttgtaacacctcgaaataagcgtccatgtccgtccgtcgtcagtctgtcgaacgcacgctaactttcgaaggagtaaagctagccgcttgaaattttgcacaaatactttttattagtgtaggtcggttgggattgtaaatgggccaaatcggttcatgttttgatataatagccgatctggggccttgacttcttgagcgtctatagggcgcaattctagtccgatttgattttaattttgcacgtggtgttttggtgtcacttccaacaactgcgctaagtatggttcaaatcggtccatgtttagatacagctgccatattaaccgatcttgggtcttgacttcttgagcctcaagagggcgcaattcttatccgatttgactgaaattttgcacgtggtgttttggtatcactttcaacaactgcggtgagtatggttcaaatcggtccatgttttgatatagctgccatataaaccgatcttgggtcttgacttcttgagcctctggaggacgcaattcttatccgatttgactgacattttgcacgtggtgttttggtatcactttcaacaaatgctgcaagtatggctcaaatcgatccgtgttttgatatagctgccatatcaaccgatcttgggtcttgacttcttgagcctctagagggcgcaattctcgtctgatttgactgaaattttgcacgtggtgttttggtatcactttcaataactgtgctgagtatggttcaaatcggtcaatgttttgatatagctgccatatagaccgatcttgggtcttgatttcttgagcctctagagggcgcaattctcttctgatttgactgaaattttgcacgtagtgtttcggtattacttccaacaactgtggtaagtatgatttaaatcggttcatattctggtatatctgtcacataaaccgatcttggatcttgacttcttgagccaatagagcgcgcaattctcatccgatttggctgaaattttgcattaggtgttccgttatgacttccaataactgtgcttagtatggcgtaaatcggtacataacctgatatagctgccatataaaccgatcggagatcttgacttctcgagcctctagagggcgcaattctcatccgatttgacagaaattttgtacacggcttctctcatgaccttcaacatacatgtttaatttggtctgaatcaatcagtagcttgatacagctcccatataaacctatctcccgattttgcttcttgagcccctacaaggcgcaattcttatccgaatggactgaaatattacacaatgacttctactatgttcggcattcatttatggtccgaaacggactataatttgatatagctccaaaaacattgttcaatattctttgtttgactaaaaagagataccgcgcatagaactcgaccaatgcgatccatggtggtgggtacccaagattcggcccggccgaacttagcacgctgttacttgttttatttttatattcttgtatttttttttttcaatatttttattgataCTCTCTATGTTATATGTCGACCATGTCAAAGTACAATAAATGACACTTTAGCTAATAAGACTATTTTATGTATGGAAAGCTATGAAATGACTCAAAGAGTTTTGGGATAATCCCCAGCAGTAGAAACAGCACGTGGAAGGATGTAGCGAATGAAAATGATTTcccattttttattaaatcagGATGTGACGGTAGACGCCAAAAGTCAAccaacacacccacacacatacCTTTTAGCAAACACAAATGAAGACTCCAAGGGAAATTCTATAAACAACCctttcgcacacacacacacacacacagacacccACAAGCAAACAATTCACTCTACCAAGGGTCAATGTAAAtggaaaaactataaaaaattatCTGTTGGCAAACAGAAAATCGACTCAGATTCAATACTTGCCCCCGCAATCCTTTTAActtagtgtatgtgtgtgtgtgtatacttTGTCAATGGACATTGGACACACATGATTTTTCAATTACGGTGATGGTGATTTCTGGACAATATTCTCGCTGTTTATTTCATGCTTGCTGGCTTCCAATGTTTTACCAGGATTtaagagagcaaaaaaaaaaacacaacagctACCAACACTAGTGACACACGGCCCTTAGAATGAACAGAAGAGTTGGTTGTATTCTATTTTTAATGCAGTCAAATTGTagatggataaaaaaaaggttCGTTCATATACTGGCGCGGATTAAGGGACATATTTATGGCCTCAACTCAAATGCATTGGCAGCATTAACAATCTACAATGACCACCTACAATGGATGTCAGCCATGAAATCGAAGCAGACCCTTCACCACACGATCTCCCCAATCTGCTGGAAATGGCAATCGTGGACAAATTCATTTGGCTTAAAATCTTCTCACCATGCTTGGCTGAGGGTGAGCGTCTAAGAAATATCTCTATTGGCTCTAATAATTGATTTCACAATTTAATGCGACCCATAAATTCAATGAGAATCCCCACTTAAATGGAATGCCATGATTTTTGATACtttctaaacaaaaatactTTGAGATCCATATATTAGGGTGTACTGAACTCTGCTATGGgaaataaattttacatttatatgACCACTACGGTGGTCATTTTGCCACCAGCCCTTGAGATGGGAGTATAACACTGTTCAGGCAACTCGAAACATTGAGTCAAGGCCCTTtaacttaaataaaaatttttgactcAGTGCACTGGTATAATGACGCTATAGCTGAGCAGCGGCGCAACTGCATTAAACCCGAGAGCTCGCCGCAGGAGCACAGCTGAGAGAGAACACGCTCCAGGCTAGGAGGCAAAAAAGTTACTCGCTCCCGTAACAGAAAGGAGTAAGAAAGAAAATTGGAAGGAATTTAGAAAGGACGTAAACCGAAACCCTTGGTGCATCTGATACAAAATTGTAATGCAAAAAATCGGCACACGAAGCCCAACAGCTGTGATGGACGGCAAAACCGGCAGGACCGTAGAGGAGATGAAGTTTATGAAGAGCCCACTGACAACATAAGTCCTTTAACCATATAGGAGTTAAGTAATGTAGCCCGTAGCCTCTAGAGCAGAAAAGCCCCGGTTCCCGACGGAATAACGGCCGTGGTCAGACGGGTATTTCTTCTGAGAATGTTTAACCGGTGCCTAATGGAAGGTATTTTTTGGGACGAATGGAAGAGAGCAAAGCTGGAACTGAGCATTAATGTATGGAGGCAAAGCTTTTATATCAGGCATTCCCTGTTgaggaggtggtggtggtggtggggcATGTGGGCCCATGGGAATAAGTCTTACAATATTTGCCAGCAGCATACCAGGTACCATAAGTGGTTTTAATCCCCCAGAGGGAGGTGGAGGAAAGGAAGGTGGAGGAGAGGGAAGTGAAGGAGACGATGGTGGAGGAGAGGGAGATGGAGGAGAGGGAGGTGGAGGAGAGGAAGGTGGAGGAAAGGAAGGTGGAGTAAAGGGAGGTGGAGTATAGGGGTATAGAGGAGAGGGAAGTAAAGGAGACGGAGGTGGAGGAGACGGAGGTGGAGGAGACGGAGGTGGAGGAGACGGAGGTGGAGGAGACGGAGGTGAAGGAGACGGAGGTGGGTACCATAAGTGGTTTTAATCCCCCAGAGGGAGATGGAGGAGAGGGAAGTGAAGGAGAGGGAGGTGGAGGAGAGGGAGGTGGAGGAGAGGAAGGTGGAGGAGAGGGAAGTGAAAGAGAGGGAGGTGGAGGAGAGGGAGATGAAGGAGAGTGAGGTGGAGGAGAGGGAGGTGGAGGAGAGGGGTGTAGTGGAGAGGGAGGTGGTGGAGAGGGAGATGGAGGAGTGGGAGGTGGGAGAGAGGGAGCAGGAGTGGGAGGTGGAGGAGAGGGAGGTGGAGGAGAGGGAGGTGGAGGAAAGCAGGTAGAGGAGAGGGACGTGGAAGAAAGGGTAGAGGGAGGTGGAATAGAGGGGAGTAGAGGAGAGGGAAGTTGAGGAGACGGAGGTGGAGGTGGAGGTGGAGGAGACGGAGGTGGAGGAGACGGAGGTGGAGGAGACGGAGGTGGAGGAGACGGAGGTGGAGGAGACGGAGGTGGAGGAGACGGAGGTGGAGGAGACGGAGGTGGAGGAGACGGAGGTGGAGGAGACGGAGGTGGAGGAGACGGAGGTGGAGGAGACGGAGGTGGAGGAGACGGAGGTGGAGGAGACGGAGGTGGAGGAGACGGAGACGGAGGTGGAGGAGACGGAGACGGAGGTGGAAGAGACGGAGGTGGAGGAGACGGAGGTGGAGGAGACGGAGGTGGAGGAGACGGAGGTGGAGGAGAGGGAGAGGAAGGTGGAGGAGAGGAAGGTGCAGGAGAGGGAAGTGAAAGAGAGGGAGGTGGAGGAGAGGAAGGTGGAGGAAAAGAAGATGGAGTAGAGGGAGGTGGAGTAGAGGGAGGTGGAGTAGAGGGAGGTGGAGTAGAGGGGTTTAGAGGAGAGGGAGGTGGTGGAGAGGGAGATGGAGGAGTGGGAGGTGGAGGTGGAAGAGAGGGAGCAGGAGTGGGAGGTGGAGGAGAGGGAGGTGGAGGAAAGCAGGTAGAGGAGAGGGACGTGGAAGAAAGGGTAGAGGGTGGTGGAATAGAGGGGAGTAGAGGAGAGGGAAGTTGAGGAGACGGAGGTGGAGGTGGAGGTGGAGGAGACGGAGGTGGAGGAGACGGAGGTGGAGGAGACGGAGGTGGAGGAGACGGAGGTGGAGGAGACGGAGGTGGAGGAGACGGAGGTGGAGGAGACGGAGGTGGAGGAGACGGAGGTGGAGGAGACGGAGGTGGAGGAGACGGAGGTGGAGGAGACGGAGGTGGAGGAGACGGAGGTGGAGGAGACGGAGGTGGAGGAGACGGAGGTGGAGGAGACGGAGGTGGAGGAGACGGAGGTGGAGGAGACGGAGGTGGAGGAGACGGAGGTGGAGGAGACGGAGGTGGAGGAGACGGAGGTGGAGGAGACGGAGGTGGAGGAGACGGAGGTGGAGGAGACGGAGGTGGAGGAGACGGAGGTGGAGGAGACGGAGGTGGAGGAGACGGAGGTGGAGGAGACGGAGGTGGAGGAGACGGAGGTGGAGGAGACGGAGGTGGAGGAGACGGAGGTGGAGGAGACGGAGGTGGAGGAGACGGAGGTGGAGGAGACGGAGGTGGAGGAGACGGAGGTGGAGGAGACGGAGGTGGAGGAGACGGAGGTGGAGGAGACGGAGGTGGAGGAGACGGAGGTGGAGGAGACGGAGGTGGAGGAGACGGAGGTGGAGGAGACGGAGGTGGAGGAGACGGAGGTGGAGGAGACGGAGGTGAAGGAGACGGAGGTGGAGGAGACGGAGGTGGAGGAGACGGAGGTGGAGGAGACGGAGGTGGAGGAGACGGAGGTGGAAGAGACGGAGGTGGAGGAGACGGAGGTGGAGAAGACGGAGGTGGAGGAGACGGAGGTGGAGGAGAGTGAGGTGGAGGAGAGTGAGGTGGAGGAGACGGAGGTGGAGGAGACGGAGGTGGAGAAGACGGAGGTGGAGGAGACGGAGGTGGAGGAGACGGAGGTGGAGGAGAGTGAGGTGGAGGAGACGGAGGTGGAGGAGAAGGAGGCGGAGGAGACGGTGGTGGAGGAGAAGGAGATGGATGAGATTGGGGAAACACAAATTTAGTTGGTGTATAAGGTGGCTGATGGCGTTGGGCGGGATTTTGATCTTGACATCTATCCGGGGATTCTCGTCATCCCCGTCTCCATACAGGGAACTCTGTATGCTGGATACAGCAGACAAGCTTTTGGAGCGACTCATAAAGACAAGACatagtggcgcagaggttaacttAATCTTGACATCCATCCGGGAAAGAATAGATGCAAGGGCAAAGATGATTCTCGTCCTCTCCGTCTTCATACCGGGCTCTACTTATGCTGGATACGTTCGACAAACTTTTGGAGCGACTCATAAAAACCAAGCAAAaa
This Stomoxys calcitrans chromosome 2, idStoCalc2.1, whole genome shotgun sequence DNA region includes the following protein-coding sequences:
- the LOC131994631 gene encoding variable charge X-linked protein 3B-like codes for the protein MEEREVKEREVEEREVEERKVEEREVKEREVEEREMKESEVEEREVEERGVVEREVVEREMEEWERGVEEREVEETEVEVEVEETEVEETEVEETEVEETEVEETEVEETEVEETEVEETEVEETEVEETEVEETEVEETEVEETEVEETEVEETEVEETEVEETEVEETEVEETEVEETEVEETEVEETEVEETEVEETEVEETEVEETEVEETEVEETEVEETEVEETEVEETEVEETEVEETEVEETEVEETEVEETEVEETEVEETEVEETEVEETEVEETEVEETEVEETEVKETEVEETEVEETEVEETEVEETEVEETEVEETEVEKTEVEETEVEESEVEESEVEETEVEETEVEKTEVEETEVEETEVEESEVEETEVEEKEAEETVVEEKEMDEIGETQI